Proteins from a genomic interval of Xylocopa sonorina isolate GNS202 chromosome 4, iyXylSono1_principal, whole genome shotgun sequence:
- the LOC143423156 gene encoding putative cytochrome P450 6a14, whose protein sequence is MNLSVIELFGLVVGLLFLCYQYSLMKFKFWEKRGVKSPKPIPFFGNFKDMFLGRVSFSNCLEKVYYEYKDEPMVGLYQGHLPLLVLRDPELLKYVFIKDFPMFADRTITPAEKVEPLSVHLFRLDSERWRPLRSRLTPVFTSGKLKNMFHLLLKCSDSFEEYLGKMVEKGEPIECHNIAGRYTTDVIGSCAFGIDMNTLGTEDSEFRTMSRRALETNWRTVIRDRLRNYPRIYNIFAPFVLDYEIVEYFRRIVKDTIDHRIEHDVSRHDFVDVLVDLKQHPEKLGTLEVDDMFLTAQAFVFFIAGFETSSVTICNALYEFALNPSIQEKARADVKEVLEKTNGVITYDSIKEMKYLDACFNETLRKYPVLLWLSRIALADYTFPGTKVSIPKGQPVFCPLFAIHRDPEIYPNPDVFDPERFNEDNAKTRHPMHFLPFGDGPRNCIGARFAKIQSKVALIKVLNNFKVEVCEKTCKDYIIDKKALFLLQPSHGVYVKLTKLAA, encoded by the exons ATGAATTTGTCAGTGATAGAACTATTCGGACTAGTTGTCGGTCTATTATTTTTATGTTATCAATATTCATTGATGAAGTTTAAATTCTGGGAGAAACGAGGTGTCAAATCTCCGAAACCAATTCCGTTTTTCGGCAATTTCAAGGATATGTTTCTGGGACGTGTTTCATTTAGTAACTGCCTCGAAAAGGTATATTACGAGTACAAGGATGAGCCAATGGTTGGTTTATATCAAGGACACCTACCGCTGTTGGTTTTGAGAGACCCGGAATTGCTGAAGTACGTTTTTATTAAAGATTTCCCCATGTTTGCCGACAGAACGATTACTCCTGCAGAAAAG GTCGAGCCGTTGTCGGTGCATCTGTTCAGGCTAGACTCGGAGAGATGGAGGCCCTTGAGGTCGAGACTTACGCCGGTCTTTACCTCTGGCAAGCTGAAAAATATGTTTCACTTGTTGCTGAAGTGTTCGGACAGTTTCGAGGAGTATTTAGGGAAGATGGTGGAGAAGGGCGAGCCGATCGAGTGCCACAACATTGCGGGGCGGTACACCACCGACGTGATAGGCTCTTGCGCTTTTGGTATCGATATGAACACGCTTGGAACCGAGGACAGCGAGTTCCGCACGATGAGCAGACGAGCGCTCGAGACGAACTGGAGGACCGTGATCAGAGACAGGCTAAGGAATTATCCGCGAATCTATAATATTTTTGCACCCTTCGTGCTTGATTACGAAATCGTCGAATACTTCAGGAGAATCGTCAAGGACACTATTGATCATAGAATCGAGCACGATGTGTCTAGACACGATTTTGTCGACGTTCTGGTCGACCTGAAGCAACATCCGGAGAAGCTTGGTACTTTAG AAGTCGACGATATGTTTCTAACGGCGCAGGCTTTCGTTTTCTTTATTGCCGGTTTCGAAACGTCCTCGGTGACGATTTGCAACGCTCTATACGAGTTCGCGTTGAATCCATCGATCCAGGAGAAAGCTCGAGCTGATGTTAAGGAAGTCCTGGAAAAGACTAACGGCGTGATCACGTACGACAGCATAAAAGAAATGAAATATCTGGATGCGTGTTTCAACG AAACATTGAGAAAATATCCAGTGTTATTGTGGTTATCCAGAATTGCGTTAGCCGATTACACATTTCCGGGCACAAAAGTTAGCATCCCAAAGGGTCAACCTGTTTTCTGTCCACTTTTCGCCATTCATAGAGACCCAGAAATTTATCCAAACCCAGACGTATTCGATCCTGAAAGGTTCAACGAGGATAATGCCAAAACTAGACATCCGATGCACTTTTTACCATTTGGAGACGGCCCCAGAAATTGTATCG GTGCCAGATTTGCTAAAATACAGTCGAAGGTAGCACTTATCAAGGTCCTGAACAATTTTAAAGTTGAAGTGTGCGAGAAAACTTGTAAAGACTATATTATAGACAAGAAGGCACTGTTTCTGTTGCAACCTTCGCACGGTGTATATGTGAAGTTGACAAAGCTTGCGGCGTAA